From a single Opisthocomus hoazin isolate bOpiHoa1 chromosome 6, bOpiHoa1.hap1, whole genome shotgun sequence genomic region:
- the PTGFR gene encoding prostaglandin F2-alpha receptor isoform X1 → MNSSKSSGLAGFGTLKNTTCHTEKKISVFFSIIFMTVGILSNSLAIAILMKAYQRFRQKSKASFLLLASGLVVTDLFGHLINGAIAVFVYASDKDWIRFNQSNILCSVFGICMVFFGLCPLLLGSVMAVERCIGVTKPIFHSTKMTSKHVKMMLTMVCLFAVLVALLPVLRFRAYQIQASRTWCFYKTEHVEDWEDRFYLLLFSCLGLLALTISFLCNAVTGITLLRVKFKSQQRQGRSHHFEMIIQLLAIMCVSCICWSPFLVTMARIGINESHPSDTCETILFALRMATWNQILDPWVYILLRKAVLKNLYKITRGCCGVHIINLHMWELSSIKNSLKVAAISESPVSSRQINLQPLSSTVQ, encoded by the exons ATGAACAGTTCAAAATCATCAGGGCTGGCTGGATTTGGAACCTTGAAAAACACAACCTGCCACACGGAGAAGAAGATTTCGGTTTTCTTTTCAATAATCTTCATGACGGTGGGAATTTTGTCCAACAGTCTTGCAATAGCAATTCTCATGAAGGCGTATCAGAGATTTAGACAGAAATCGAAAGCCTCCTTTTTGCTTCTGGCTAGTGGTTTGGTTGTCACAGATCTCTTTGGCCACCTCATCAACGGAGCCATTGCGGTGTTTGTGTATGCGTCGGATAAAGACTGGATCCGATTTAACCAGTCCAACATTCTTTGCAGTGTTTTTGGCATCTGCATGGTTTTCTTTGGTTTGTGCCCGCTCTTGCTGGGCAGTGTGATGGCTGTTGAACGGTGCATTGGAGTCACTAAGCCAATATTTCACTCTACAAAAATGACTTCTAAACATGTGAAAATGATGTTGACTATGGTATGTCTGTTTGCTGTTCTTGTAGCTTTGCTGCCTGTTCTTAGGTTTAGAGCCTATCAGATTCAAGCATCGAGGACCTGGTGCTTCTATAAAACAGAACATGTCGAGGACTGGGAAGACAGATTTTATCTCTTACTTTTTTCTTGCCTTGGGTTACTGGCCCTCACTATTTCATTCTTGTGCAATGCTGTCACAGGAATTACCCTTTTAAGAGTCAAATTTAAAAGTCAACAAAGACAAGGCAGATCTCATCATTTTGAAATGATCATTCAGCTCTTGGCTATAATGTGTGTTTCTTGCATTTGCTGGAGTCCATTCCTG GTGACAATGGCCAGAATTGGGATAAATGAGAGTCATCCAAGTGACACCTGTGAAACAATACTTTTCGCTCTCCGAATGGCAACGTGGAATCAGATTTTAGACCCCTGGGTGTACATTCTTCTCCGGAAAGCCGTACTTAAAAACTTGTACAAGATCACAAGGGGGTGTTGTGGTGTGCACATCATAAACTTACACATGTGGGAACTCAGCTCCATCAAGAATTCTTTGAAGGTTGCAGCAATATCTGAGTCACCAGTAAGTTCCAGACAAATAAACCTACAGCCGCTCAGCTCTACAGTGCAATGA
- the PTGFR gene encoding prostaglandin F2-alpha receptor isoform X2 yields MNSSKSSGLAGFGTLKNTTCHTEKKISVFFSIIFMTVGILSNSLAIAILMKAYQRFRQKSKASFLLLASGLVVTDLFGHLINGAIAVFVYASDKDWIRFNQSNILCSVFGICMVFFGLCPLLLGSVMAVERCIGVTKPIFHSTKMTSKHVKMMLTMVTMARIGINESHPSDTCETILFALRMATWNQILDPWVYILLRKAVLKNLYKITRGCCGVHIINLHMWELSSIKNSLKVAAISESPVSSRQINLQPLSSTVQ; encoded by the exons ATGAACAGTTCAAAATCATCAGGGCTGGCTGGATTTGGAACCTTGAAAAACACAACCTGCCACACGGAGAAGAAGATTTCGGTTTTCTTTTCAATAATCTTCATGACGGTGGGAATTTTGTCCAACAGTCTTGCAATAGCAATTCTCATGAAGGCGTATCAGAGATTTAGACAGAAATCGAAAGCCTCCTTTTTGCTTCTGGCTAGTGGTTTGGTTGTCACAGATCTCTTTGGCCACCTCATCAACGGAGCCATTGCGGTGTTTGTGTATGCGTCGGATAAAGACTGGATCCGATTTAACCAGTCCAACATTCTTTGCAGTGTTTTTGGCATCTGCATGGTTTTCTTTGGTTTGTGCCCGCTCTTGCTGGGCAGTGTGATGGCTGTTGAACGGTGCATTGGAGTCACTAAGCCAATATTTCACTCTACAAAAATGACTTCTAAACATGTGAAAATGATGTTGACTATG GTGACAATGGCCAGAATTGGGATAAATGAGAGTCATCCAAGTGACACCTGTGAAACAATACTTTTCGCTCTCCGAATGGCAACGTGGAATCAGATTTTAGACCCCTGGGTGTACATTCTTCTCCGGAAAGCCGTACTTAAAAACTTGTACAAGATCACAAGGGGGTGTTGTGGTGTGCACATCATAAACTTACACATGTGGGAACTCAGCTCCATCAAGAATTCTTTGAAGGTTGCAGCAATATCTGAGTCACCAGTAAGTTCCAGACAAATAAACCTACAGCCGCTCAGCTCTACAGTGCAATGA